In Chitinophaga sp. HK235, a single window of DNA contains:
- a CDS encoding NAD(P) transhydrogenase subunit alpha — protein sequence MEYILSFFHQHTELIYIVILSVFLGVEVISRVPSVLHTPLMSGANAIHGVVIIGAIIVMGKAEQDNYLALILGFLAVILGTVNVVGGFVVTDRMLEMFKKKKQ from the coding sequence ATGGAATATATTCTATCTTTTTTTCATCAACATACGGAGCTGATCTATATCGTGATTTTATCCGTTTTCCTGGGGGTGGAAGTCATATCCCGTGTGCCTTCCGTACTGCATACACCGCTGATGAGCGGTGCCAATGCTATTCACGGCGTAGTCATCATCGGTGCAATCATCGTCATGGGAAAAGCAGAACAGGACAACTATCTGGCGCTGATCCTCGGCTTCCTGGCCGTTATCCTGGGCACGGTCAATGTAGTAGGTGGTTTCGTGGTGACAGACCGTATGCTGGAGATGTTTAAAAAGAAAAAGCAATAA
- the hemC gene encoding hydroxymethylbilane synthase: MDKIIRIGTRESQLALWQAHQVNDLLTAQGYKTTLVPIKSEGDIDLVTPLYEIGVQGIFTKSLDIALLNNRIDIAVHSFKDVPTQLPQQIVQAAVLQRGPVKDLLVYKNSTAFLDEPGYVANIATSSVRRKAQWLRKYPQHQLHNLRGNVNTRLQKLAAENWDGAIFAVAGLERINIRPANSIDLDWMLPAPAQGAVVAVCREDDAFCREACAAFNHAETALTTHIEREFLRTLMGGCTTPISAYAYITNDTVHFRGELCSLDGTQFLDISREVSVAQAQHLGKTAAEDIMARGGDEIVAAIRNAG, translated from the coding sequence ATGGACAAAATTATCAGGATAGGTACAAGAGAAAGCCAGCTGGCACTCTGGCAGGCACATCAGGTCAACGACCTGCTCACCGCCCAGGGTTATAAAACCACGCTGGTACCCATTAAAAGCGAAGGCGACATCGATCTCGTTACACCACTGTACGAAATAGGTGTACAAGGCATCTTCACCAAAAGCCTTGACATCGCACTGCTCAACAACCGTATTGATATCGCTGTACACTCCTTTAAGGACGTGCCCACCCAGCTGCCTCAGCAAATTGTGCAGGCCGCTGTGCTCCAACGCGGTCCGGTGAAGGACCTGCTAGTATACAAAAACAGCACCGCCTTCCTCGACGAGCCCGGTTATGTGGCCAATATCGCCACCAGCAGCGTACGCCGCAAAGCACAGTGGTTAAGGAAATACCCACAGCACCAGCTGCACAACCTGCGGGGCAATGTCAACACCCGCCTGCAGAAACTGGCTGCTGAAAACTGGGATGGCGCCATCTTCGCCGTTGCCGGCCTGGAAAGGATCAACATACGTCCGGCCAACTCCATCGACCTCGACTGGATGCTGCCGGCACCCGCACAAGGCGCCGTAGTGGCTGTATGCCGCGAAGACGATGCCTTCTGCCGTGAAGCCTGTGCCGCCTTTAACCATGCGGAAACAGCCCTCACCACACATATCGAACGTGAATTCCTGCGTACCCTGATGGGCGGATGCACCACCCCTATCAGCGCCTACGCTTATATAACCAATGATACCGTACACTTCCGCGGTGAACTCTGCAGCCTCGATGGCACTCAGTTCCTCGACATCTCCCGCGAAGTATCCGTAGCACAGGCACAACACCTGGGCAAAACCGCCGCCGAGGACATCATGGCCCGCGGTGGTGATGAAATTGTAGCAGCGATCAGAAATGCCGGATAA
- a CDS encoding LysM peptidoglycan-binding domain-containing protein yields the protein MVKSILSIALFGLSAGVVKAQDTLQVQGTSPALYISHIVKKGENFYSLSRAYGVPPKEIAAANKITMEQGLQLGHNVHIPLSASNFSQKADAAGTPVYHKVTEKETLYRVSVNYNKVPLDNIRQWNNFQGDGLKKDGYVIIGYLKTGNSPAPQPRTEVVKNEPKQEAPAPAPVVTEAPRKEVKKEKEKEPEARPVTESPETAPATAPATKPAPVVSSADFEKLYDQQTNGGKKVATEKGPGTWFKSNAVGKYYALHNTAARGTIIKVTNPLNGKAIYAKVLDVIPQMKPNAGLIVKLSDGAMQALGMTDARFYCELSYEN from the coding sequence ATGGTAAAATCGATTCTATCAATTGCCTTGTTTGGTTTAAGTGCAGGAGTGGTAAAAGCGCAGGACACGCTGCAGGTACAGGGTACCTCACCGGCTCTTTATATCTCCCACATCGTTAAAAAGGGAGAAAACTTCTATAGCCTCAGCCGTGCTTATGGTGTGCCCCCAAAAGAAATTGCCGCCGCCAATAAGATAACAATGGAACAGGGATTGCAGCTTGGACACAACGTGCATATTCCACTCTCCGCTTCCAACTTCTCCCAGAAAGCGGATGCTGCAGGAACACCGGTATATCACAAGGTAACCGAGAAAGAAACGTTGTACCGTGTAAGTGTTAACTACAACAAAGTACCACTGGACAACATCCGTCAATGGAATAATTTCCAGGGTGATGGTCTGAAGAAAGACGGCTACGTTATCATTGGTTATCTGAAAACAGGCAACAGCCCTGCTCCTCAGCCCCGCACAGAAGTGGTGAAAAATGAACCTAAACAGGAAGCGCCTGCACCGGCACCGGTGGTAACAGAAGCTCCCCGCAAAGAAGTAAAGAAAGAAAAAGAAAAAGAACCGGAAGCCCGTCCTGTGACAGAGTCTCCTGAAACAGCGCCAGCCACTGCACCGGCTACCAAACCAGCACCTGTGGTGTCTAGTGCTGATTTCGAAAAACTGTACGATCAGCAAACCAACGGCGGTAAAAAAGTGGCCACTGAAAAAGGCCCTGGTACCTGGTTTAAGAGCAATGCAGTGGGTAAATACTATGCGCTGCACAACACCGCTGCCCGTGGGACTATCATCAAAGTTACCAACCCGCTCAACGGCAAAGCTATTTACGCCAAAGTGCTGGACGTGATTCCGCAGATGAAACCCAATGCAGGACTGATCGTCAAACTGAGTGATGGCGCCATGCAGGCATTAGGAATGACGGATGCGCGTTTCTATTGCGAACTGAGCTACGAGAATTAA
- a CDS encoding Re/Si-specific NAD(P)(+) transhydrogenase subunit alpha, producing the protein MIAGILKEKNGETRVSLTPEIVKQLQQMSVTVWVEQGAGEQAFYNDDAYMQAGALIKTAAEVLSQSDIIFTIQPPSRELAGQIAAGKILLGVLQPLFRPEEVGYWASRNITTLSLDSIPRTTRAQVMDVLSSQANISGYKAVLLAAYSYSRYFPMFMTAAGSIAPAKVLILGAGVAGLQAIATAKRLGAVVEVFDTRPAVKEEVMSLGARFVEVEGAADASAAGGYAVEQNEEYQKKQQQKIAESIAKADIVITTAQIPGKPAPVLVTQPMLDQMRSGAVIVDLAAATGGNTALTRNNETVHYRGITIIGNSNLPATMPADASKLYAKNVFNFLKLILTKEGNLHLNFEDDIVKGACITHNGEIVNERLKSAKPATSTI; encoded by the coding sequence ATGATTGCAGGAATTTTAAAAGAAAAAAACGGCGAAACCCGTGTGTCCCTCACTCCTGAAATAGTGAAGCAGCTGCAGCAGATGTCGGTAACCGTGTGGGTGGAGCAGGGGGCCGGAGAACAGGCGTTTTATAACGATGACGCCTATATGCAGGCCGGCGCGCTGATCAAAACAGCGGCCGAAGTGCTGTCACAATCGGATATCATTTTTACTATACAGCCTCCGTCAAGGGAACTAGCGGGGCAGATAGCTGCCGGGAAGATCCTCCTCGGTGTGCTGCAACCCTTATTCCGGCCTGAAGAGGTTGGTTACTGGGCCTCCCGGAATATCACCACTTTGAGCCTCGATTCCATCCCGCGTACCACCCGTGCGCAGGTGATGGACGTACTCAGCTCCCAGGCCAATATATCCGGTTATAAAGCTGTATTGCTGGCAGCGTATAGCTATTCCCGTTATTTTCCCATGTTTATGACGGCAGCGGGCAGTATAGCCCCAGCCAAAGTACTGATACTGGGAGCAGGTGTAGCCGGACTGCAGGCCATCGCCACCGCCAAAAGGCTGGGGGCCGTGGTAGAAGTGTTTGACACCCGCCCTGCTGTAAAAGAAGAAGTGATGAGCCTCGGTGCCCGCTTCGTGGAAGTGGAAGGTGCTGCCGATGCCTCCGCCGCCGGCGGTTATGCAGTAGAACAGAATGAAGAATATCAAAAGAAACAGCAGCAGAAGATTGCAGAAAGTATCGCCAAAGCAGATATTGTGATCACCACTGCTCAGATACCGGGGAAACCTGCTCCGGTACTCGTTACCCAACCTATGCTGGACCAGATGCGCAGTGGCGCAGTGATCGTAGACCTGGCTGCTGCTACCGGTGGTAATACCGCCCTTACCCGCAACAATGAAACCGTGCATTACCGCGGCATCACCATCATCGGTAATTCCAACCTCCCCGCAACTATGCCGGCTGATGCCAGCAAACTATATGCAAAAAACGTTTTCAATTTCCTGAAACTCATATTGACAAAAGAAGGAAACCTGCACTTGAATTTTGAGGATGATATTGTGAAAGGTGCCTGTATCACCCACAACGGAGAAATCGTCAATGAACGCCTGAAAAGCGCTAAACCAGCTACCAGCACTATCTAG
- a CDS encoding uroporphyrinogen-III synthase — protein sequence MPDNVKYRILCTRPLTDSLIAAAGDNGIAIDVLDFIQIKPLVNKDLLGMENMIKVFNNPATPLVFTSAHAVKTFADHYQYQGGRHYPLPNPVCCIDGNTKKTIQQLLPGNPILAEASYGKDLATAIIQLGHVSEVIFFCGNQRRDDLPEGLRKAGITVHEFVIYENMPTPAVIADDYDGILFFSPSAVKSFFSVNSLPSKTVCFAIGTTTTSILEDYTDNKIIMSPLTGEESMVQTAIFYFNNINCYE from the coding sequence ATGCCGGATAATGTCAAATACCGCATATTATGCACCAGGCCTCTTACAGACAGCTTAATCGCTGCAGCTGGTGACAACGGTATTGCCATCGACGTACTGGACTTCATTCAGATAAAACCACTGGTCAACAAAGACCTGCTGGGAATGGAAAACATGATAAAGGTGTTCAACAACCCTGCAACACCCCTGGTATTTACCAGTGCCCATGCTGTAAAAACCTTTGCAGACCATTACCAGTACCAGGGAGGACGTCATTACCCCCTCCCCAATCCTGTATGCTGTATCGACGGTAACACCAAAAAAACAATACAACAACTGCTGCCCGGCAATCCCATACTGGCGGAAGCCTCCTATGGCAAAGACCTCGCAACAGCTATCATACAACTAGGCCATGTTTCTGAAGTGATCTTTTTCTGCGGTAACCAGCGAAGGGATGATCTCCCCGAAGGCTTACGCAAAGCGGGTATCACCGTACATGAATTTGTGATCTACGAAAACATGCCTACACCTGCTGTGATAGCCGATGATTACGACGGTATTCTGTTTTTCAGTCCCAGCGCGGTGAAAAGTTTTTTCTCCGTCAACAGCCTGCCATCCAAAACCGTTTGTTTTGCCATCGGCACCACTACCACTTCCATACTGGAAGACTACACTGATAATAAAATCATCATGAGCCCTCTTACAGGAGAGGAGTCCATGGTACAAACAGCTATATTTTACTTTAACAATATTAACTGCTACGAATGA
- the hemG gene encoding protoporphyrinogen oxidase: MPQKPVLIIGAGISGLSIAYELQKRQVPYLVLEATNHSGGVIHSFNKDGYELDAGPNTIAATPETLQFLQELGLEKEMLYASAVSKNRFLVRNNRLHAVSPHPLKIMGSDYISRGSKWRLFTERFRKPAPAAGEETVSHFVERRFNKEIADYVFDPVLSGIYAGNPDLMSIAEVLPALPRWEREYGSVTKGLMKEKGAMAGRKIISLSGGNQRLTRRLQELLQTPVRFNCSVKHISKAADGGYTLTCEEQGGEHTITADHVVITTPADVAARQLAGLDAGVAALLQQVYYPRMGVLHLGFEASALPQPLEGFGFLVPHAEKLHFLGAICNSAIFPHKAPQGKLLLTVFVGGARQEHYFDELGAAGLQEIVIKEVQSLLGLSAAPVMQHFSYLEKAIPQLNVGHAKLRDAVAAMENQHPGLLLKANYVQGVALPALIQHAATLADSLRKN; this comes from the coding sequence ATGCCACAGAAACCCGTTTTGATCATCGGGGCCGGTATTTCCGGCCTGAGCATCGCCTATGAGTTGCAGAAAAGACAGGTGCCTTATCTGGTACTCGAAGCCACCAACCATAGCGGCGGTGTGATACACTCTTTTAACAAGGATGGTTATGAGCTGGATGCAGGGCCCAATACCATTGCGGCTACGCCGGAAACCCTGCAGTTCCTGCAGGAGCTGGGCCTGGAGAAGGAGATGCTGTATGCTTCCGCTGTCAGCAAAAACCGTTTCCTGGTAAGGAACAACCGGTTGCATGCCGTATCGCCTCATCCGTTGAAGATCATGGGCTCCGATTATATCAGTCGTGGCAGCAAATGGCGCCTGTTTACGGAACGTTTCCGCAAACCTGCGCCGGCAGCGGGAGAAGAAACGGTTTCCCATTTTGTGGAGAGAAGGTTTAACAAAGAAATTGCGGACTATGTGTTTGATCCGGTATTGTCTGGTATCTATGCCGGCAACCCCGATCTGATGAGCATAGCAGAAGTATTGCCTGCTTTGCCGCGCTGGGAGCGCGAATACGGTAGTGTCACCAAAGGACTGATGAAGGAAAAGGGCGCTATGGCCGGCCGTAAGATCATTAGTCTGTCAGGCGGCAATCAAAGGCTTACCCGCCGTTTGCAGGAATTATTACAAACACCGGTACGGTTCAACTGTTCCGTGAAACATATCAGTAAGGCTGCTGATGGTGGTTATACACTGACTTGTGAGGAGCAGGGCGGTGAGCATACCATCACGGCGGATCATGTGGTGATCACTACGCCGGCTGACGTGGCAGCCAGACAACTGGCAGGCCTGGATGCCGGAGTAGCGGCCCTGTTGCAACAGGTATATTACCCGCGTATGGGGGTGTTGCATCTGGGATTTGAGGCCAGTGCGCTTCCTCAGCCACTGGAAGGTTTTGGATTTCTGGTTCCGCATGCCGAAAAATTACATTTCCTGGGTGCCATCTGTAATTCAGCCATCTTCCCCCACAAAGCCCCGCAGGGCAAATTACTGCTCACCGTATTTGTGGGAGGTGCCCGGCAGGAGCATTATTTCGATGAGCTGGGAGCTGCAGGGCTGCAGGAGATCGTCATAAAAGAAGTACAATCGCTGCTGGGATTGAGTGCCGCTCCGGTAATGCAGCATTTCAGTTATCTTGAGAAGGCCATTCCGCAGTTAAATGTAGGACATGCAAAGTTGCGTGATGCTGTTGCCGCCATGGAAAACCAGCATCCCGGCCTATTGCTGAAAGCCAACTATGTGCAGGGTGTGGCATTGCCTGCGCTGATACAGCACGCGGCCACATTGGCTGATTCGCTCAGGAAAAATTAA
- a CDS encoding NAD(P)(+) transhydrogenase (Re/Si-specific) subunit beta — translation MGSSVLSIIYLIGSVTFILGLKMLSKPDTARKGNLVAAAGMALAILGTIFLYKSDGHHLHNYGWIAAGLLIGTVIGVLSAKKVKMTAMPEMVSMFNGMGGACAALISIVEFDHLIHSRFNINQLLSTAGEQLIIKMQKLLQAQLEDGAGSLNFSLNTNIDMRGHLLIILLGLIIGAVSFAGSVIAWGKLNGRIRDFSFKGQHYVNLAVMAMILIGAIVLVVTVNKQVDAAVSAGSPRDLLSFQLLFYLVLLCSLIYGILFVLPIGGADMPVVISLLNSFTGVAAACGGFLYDNPVMLTGGILVGSAGTILTILMCKAMNRSLKNVLIGSFGNGTTASGTVKDHGTYKEISLSDAAVVMAYASKVMIVPGYGLAVAQAQHACHELEKLLEDKGVIVKYAIHPVAGRMPGHMNVLLAEADVPYEKLLEMEDANAELPTTDAVLVLGANDVVNPAAKNDPSSPIYGMPILEVENAKLVIVNKRSMKPGYAGIENDLFFQPKTSMLFGDAKQVLQQLVAEIKQV, via the coding sequence ATGGGATCCAGTGTACTATCAATCATTTATCTGATCGGCTCTGTTACGTTTATTCTGGGCCTGAAAATGCTCAGTAAACCGGATACTGCCCGCAAAGGCAACCTGGTGGCCGCCGCTGGTATGGCGCTGGCTATCCTGGGCACTATCTTCCTCTATAAATCCGATGGGCATCATTTGCATAACTATGGATGGATCGCCGCCGGTCTGCTGATAGGCACCGTCATCGGTGTATTGTCTGCCAAAAAAGTGAAGATGACCGCCATGCCGGAAATGGTTAGCATGTTCAACGGTATGGGGGGTGCCTGTGCGGCCCTCATCTCCATTGTGGAATTCGACCACCTGATACATTCCCGTTTTAATATTAATCAATTGCTCTCTACTGCCGGGGAACAACTGATCATAAAAATGCAGAAGCTGCTGCAGGCCCAGCTGGAAGACGGTGCCGGCTCACTCAACTTCAGCCTCAATACCAACATCGATATGCGGGGCCACCTGCTTATCATCCTGCTGGGACTGATCATCGGGGCCGTTTCTTTTGCCGGCAGCGTGATCGCCTGGGGAAAACTGAACGGGCGCATCCGTGATTTCTCCTTTAAAGGGCAGCATTACGTAAACCTCGCGGTGATGGCCATGATTCTGATCGGTGCGATCGTGCTGGTGGTGACCGTCAATAAACAGGTGGACGCTGCCGTTTCAGCTGGTAGTCCCCGTGACCTGCTGAGCTTTCAACTGCTTTTTTACCTGGTATTGTTATGTTCCCTGATATACGGCATATTGTTCGTATTGCCAATTGGCGGAGCGGATATGCCCGTAGTTATCTCCCTGCTGAACTCTTTTACCGGCGTGGCAGCCGCATGTGGTGGCTTCCTGTACGACAACCCGGTAATGCTGACCGGTGGTATCCTGGTAGGCTCTGCCGGTACCATCCTCACCATCCTGATGTGCAAAGCCATGAACCGCTCCCTTAAAAACGTACTGATCGGCTCTTTCGGCAATGGCACCACTGCTTCCGGTACTGTTAAAGACCACGGCACCTACAAGGAAATCAGCCTGTCCGACGCTGCCGTAGTAATGGCATATGCCAGTAAAGTGATGATAGTACCTGGTTACGGCCTGGCCGTAGCCCAGGCCCAGCACGCCTGTCATGAACTGGAGAAGTTGCTGGAAGACAAAGGAGTGATCGTAAAATACGCTATTCATCCGGTAGCCGGTCGTATGCCCGGTCATATGAACGTGTTGCTGGCTGAAGCTGATGTCCCTTATGAAAAATTACTGGAGATGGAGGATGCCAATGCTGAGCTGCCCACCACAGACGCTGTGCTGGTGCTGGGGGCCAACGATGTGGTAAATCCTGCCGCCAAAAATGATCCTTCCAGCCCTATTTACGGAATGCCGATACTGGAAGTCGAAAATGCCAAACTGGTGATCGTGAACAAACGCAGCATGAAACCCGGTTATGCCGGCATTGAAAACGATTTGTTTTTTCAACCAAAGACTTCCATGTTGTTTGGTGATGCCAAACAGGTATTGCAACAACTGGTGGCAGAAATCAAACAGGTATAA
- the hemA gene encoding glutamyl-tRNA reductase → MQVSHSKEIANFHIVGINYKKTDAAIRGLYAINPAQYQQLLEHARTVQLDDLFVLSTCNRTELYGFADSPQDLLDLLSRETHGDRAQLGELAYSKSGEEAIRHLYQVGTGLDSQILGDYEIIGQIRNAAKFAKAQQCLGSFLERLVNSVLQVSKLIKTETGLSKGTVSVAFATVRMLERHCPDIRHKKIVLLGVGKIGRNTCKNMIEYLGVKEVTLINRTLQVAADFAGQHGLRYAPYENMVSEMQAADVILVASNAPEPTVLASHFHQSSPKLVIDLSIPFNVESAVGDLEHVTLVNVDELSKVQDETLQNRLGEVPKALAIIDEHMAEFLYWYKMRKHAVVLKAVKDKLQEIHTREIQQQKNGSGYKVEDMEEVSSRIIQKMINLMAGKVRKETDKSDLYIAMINDIFETGVKQD, encoded by the coding sequence ATGCAGGTCAGTCACTCAAAAGAAATAGCAAATTTTCATATCGTTGGAATCAACTATAAGAAAACAGACGCTGCTATCAGGGGATTATACGCCATTAATCCGGCCCAATACCAACAACTCCTGGAGCATGCCAGGACTGTGCAATTAGATGATCTCTTTGTACTCTCCACTTGTAACAGAACGGAACTATATGGTTTCGCGGACAGCCCGCAGGACCTGCTGGACTTGTTGTCCCGTGAAACACACGGCGACAGGGCACAGCTGGGGGAACTGGCTTATTCCAAATCCGGTGAGGAAGCCATCCGCCACCTGTATCAGGTAGGCACCGGCCTCGACTCCCAGATATTGGGCGACTATGAAATCATCGGCCAGATCCGTAATGCAGCCAAGTTCGCCAAGGCACAGCAATGCCTGGGCAGTTTCCTGGAAAGACTTGTCAACAGTGTGTTACAGGTTTCCAAACTCATCAAGACAGAAACCGGCCTTAGCAAAGGCACCGTTTCCGTGGCCTTCGCCACCGTACGGATGCTCGAACGCCACTGCCCGGATATCCGTCATAAAAAAATCGTATTGCTGGGTGTGGGCAAAATAGGCCGCAACACCTGTAAGAATATGATTGAATACCTGGGTGTAAAAGAGGTCACTCTCATCAACCGTACCCTTCAGGTAGCCGCTGATTTCGCCGGCCAGCATGGCCTGCGTTATGCACCTTACGAAAACATGGTAAGTGAAATGCAGGCTGCTGATGTGATACTGGTAGCTTCCAATGCACCGGAACCTACTGTACTGGCCTCCCACTTCCACCAATCATCTCCTAAGCTGGTCATCGACCTCTCCATCCCGTTCAACGTGGAATCAGCTGTCGGTGATCTGGAGCATGTCACCCTCGTGAATGTAGACGAGCTCTCCAAAGTACAGGACGAAACCCTGCAAAACAGGCTGGGTGAAGTACCTAAAGCCCTCGCCATCATCGATGAGCACATGGCTGAATTCCTGTACTGGTACAAAATGCGCAAACATGCCGTTGTACTCAAAGCCGTTAAAGACAAACTTCAGGAGATCCACACCCGCGAAATACAACAACAGAAAAACGGCTCCGGCTATAAAGTGGAAGATATGGAAGAAGTGTCTTCCCGTATCATCCAGAAAATGATCAACCTCATGGCAGGAAAAGTACGCAAGGAAACTGATAAGAGTGACCTGTACATCGCTATGATCAACGATATTTTCGAGACCGGAGTTAAGCAGGACTAA
- the hemH gene encoding ferrochelatase — MVSKSDVGIILMNLGSPDSTAVPDVKRYLLEFLMDKRVIDYPWLFRKILIEGIIVPRRAEKSAEAYASIWWKEGSPLIALTKQLQTAVQHDMDVPVEIAMRYGNPHPEVAFNNLLKKNPGLKEVIVLPLYPHYAMSSYETAAEYAKEIYKKKKYKFKLSVIPPFYDEPAYIDAVAESMRPYLQQEHDYVLFSYHGVPERHIRKGDITGHHCMKVTDCCHVQSPAHEYCYRHQVFITAELVAAKLGLPREKWGISFQSRLGREEWLKPYTAGLLETLPGEGKKKLLVVCPAFVSDCLETLEEIAVEGKHSFMNNGGDSFTMIPCLNIHPMWVKAVVKYCHQIMEEETV, encoded by the coding sequence ATGGTATCTAAATCTGATGTTGGCATTATTCTGATGAACCTGGGTTCGCCCGATTCTACGGCGGTCCCTGATGTGAAGCGTTATCTGCTGGAATTTCTGATGGATAAACGCGTGATCGACTACCCCTGGCTGTTCCGCAAGATACTGATTGAAGGGATCATCGTTCCCCGCCGTGCAGAAAAATCGGCGGAAGCTTATGCTTCTATCTGGTGGAAGGAAGGTTCCCCTTTGATAGCACTCACCAAACAACTACAGACCGCTGTTCAGCATGATATGGACGTGCCGGTGGAGATTGCGATGCGTTACGGTAATCCGCACCCGGAAGTGGCTTTCAACAACCTGCTGAAAAAAAATCCGGGACTGAAGGAAGTGATAGTATTGCCACTATATCCGCATTACGCCATGTCTTCCTATGAGACAGCGGCAGAATATGCGAAAGAGATCTACAAAAAGAAAAAATACAAGTTCAAACTTTCAGTAATACCTCCATTCTATGATGAGCCTGCATACATCGATGCAGTAGCAGAGAGCATGCGGCCTTATCTGCAACAGGAGCATGATTATGTGCTGTTCAGCTATCACGGTGTGCCTGAAAGACATATCCGTAAAGGAGATATTACCGGCCATCATTGCATGAAAGTAACTGACTGTTGTCATGTACAATCACCGGCACATGAATACTGTTACCGGCATCAGGTGTTCATCACCGCAGAGCTGGTGGCAGCTAAACTGGGCCTGCCCCGCGAAAAATGGGGTATCTCCTTCCAGTCGAGGCTGGGCCGCGAAGAATGGCTGAAACCTTATACAGCCGGGCTGCTGGAAACACTGCCCGGAGAAGGCAAGAAAAAACTGCTGGTAGTATGTCCGGCATTTGTTTCCGATTGCCTGGAAACACTGGAAGAAATTGCCGTGGAAGGAAAACATTCTTTCATGAACAACGGAGGGGACAGTTTTACCATGATCCCCTGTCTGAATATTCATCCTATGTGGGTAAAAGCGGTGGTTAAATACTGCCATCAGATCATGGAGGAGGAAACCGTATAA
- a CDS encoding RsmB/NOP family class I SAM-dependent RNA methyltransferase yields MSNHLPAALIDSLEGLPGFNRASFEQVHAAAEKITSLRLNPMKVRTAAEQENILSSLSATGAQRVPWSTTGYYLPQRPSFTFDPYFHAGAYYVQEASSMFLEHAVRSTVALDRPLKVLDLCAAPGGKSTLLQSLLNSNSMLVANEVIKVRAALLADNISKWGTANVVVSNNDPRDFGRLPGYFDLVVIDAPCSGSGLFRRDPELVTEWSPENVMLCSQRQQRILADVLPALKEDGVLIYSTCSFSKEEDEEILDWLADHFELENIPLEIPGDWNIVTTVTNKRNCSGYRFYPDRLKGEGFFIACFRKQSMADTVKRKEARTAAIGTKERELLSQWIQLPEGYTYQPHQEDILILSPMVSSEIALLQQHLYIRKAGVKAGQLGKKELIPDHQLALSNLVVDKVPVIDLDLKAALQYLRKEDPGIDTTVRGWALMRYKQMPLGWAKILPNRMNNYYPKELRILKDINGL; encoded by the coding sequence TTGTCCAATCATTTACCAGCGGCACTGATAGATTCTTTGGAAGGACTTCCCGGTTTTAACAGGGCTTCATTTGAACAGGTGCACGCAGCAGCAGAAAAAATTACTTCACTCCGGTTAAACCCAATGAAGGTGCGTACGGCAGCAGAACAGGAAAATATTCTATCCTCTCTGTCTGCTACCGGTGCCCAGCGGGTACCCTGGAGTACTACAGGGTATTATCTCCCACAGCGTCCGTCTTTTACATTCGATCCATATTTTCATGCCGGTGCCTATTATGTACAGGAGGCATCTTCCATGTTCCTCGAACATGCGGTACGGTCTACCGTAGCGCTGGACCGTCCGTTGAAAGTGCTGGACCTCTGTGCTGCACCAGGAGGTAAATCTACTTTGCTGCAATCGCTTCTCAACAGTAACAGTATGCTGGTGGCCAATGAAGTGATTAAGGTCCGTGCTGCATTGCTGGCAGACAATATCAGCAAATGGGGTACAGCAAACGTGGTGGTGAGCAATAACGATCCCCGCGATTTTGGCCGTCTGCCTGGATATTTCGATCTGGTAGTCATTGATGCACCCTGCTCCGGATCTGGTTTATTCCGCCGCGATCCTGAACTGGTAACAGAATGGTCGCCTGAAAATGTGATGCTCTGCAGTCAGCGTCAGCAGCGTATTCTGGCCGATGTGTTGCCTGCCCTGAAAGAAGATGGTGTGCTGATCTATTCTACCTGCTCTTTTTCAAAAGAAGAAGATGAGGAAATTCTCGATTGGCTGGCAGATCATTTTGAACTGGAAAATATACCACTGGAAATTCCCGGTGATTGGAATATCGTTACAACGGTAACGAATAAACGTAATTGCAGCGGATACCGTTTTTATCCTGACAGACTGAAGGGAGAAGGATTTTTTATTGCCTGTTTCCGCAAGCAGAGCATGGCAGACACGGTGAAACGTAAGGAAGCGAGAACTGCTGCCATTGGGACCAAGGAGCGGGAGCTGTTATCGCAGTGGATACAGTTGCCTGAAGGTTATACCTATCAGCCGCATCAGGAAGACATCCTGATTTTATCTCCCATGGTATCATCAGAAATAGCATTGCTGCAACAACATTTGTATATTCGCAAAGCCGGCGTGAAAGCAGGACAGCTCGGAAAGAAAGAGCTGATACCAGACCATCAGCTGGCTTTGAGTAACCTGGTTGTGGATAAGGTGCCGGTGATAGATCTTGATCTTAAAGCTGCCTTACAGTATCTTCGCAAGGAAGATCCGGGTATAGACACTACCGTGAGAGGATGGGCACTGATGCGTTATAAGCAAATGCCCCTGGGCTGGGCAAAAATACTGCCAAACCGGATGAATAATTATTATCCTAAAGAACTCCGTATTTTGAAAGATATCAACGGGCTGTAA